Proteins found in one Chaetodon auriga isolate fChaAug3 chromosome 12, fChaAug3.hap1, whole genome shotgun sequence genomic segment:
- the gata6 gene encoding transcription factor GATA-6, which produces MDLGENSWSMVKREVSSSPGSPAEQTYLPGDSRRDGPTSDELRTPPSDLDALGHRRSDGRSLHSYVHFGHHNNTLTTAEDIPLFTDLDQGSKLVLSSGAHKASLLVDPADMYQTLAIAAAQSQTGYDSSSGGYMHSNPNSPVYVPSSRVGPMIPSLSYLQASGSAQPSHAVSSHSVWSQSTPESPSYSTGSPHTSSRFHYPPSPPMNNGTPRDAGYSNTLNVSSRDQYGLSRPLSGTYASPYSPYVAPQLSQLPSPWTGGPFDNTMLHTLQSRGAPLIRGPNGVSDILDDMGESRECVNCGSISTPLWRRDGTGHFLCNACGLYSKMNGLSRPLIKPQKRTSTSRRIGLSCANCQTSTTTLWRRNAEGEPVCNACGLYTKLHGVPRPLAMKKEGIQTRKRKPKTLNKTKGSSGNNNSVSMTPTSTSSSNSEDCSKTSSPSGQVSGVSSSVLSSSGEGTGSGSAVKYPGQDGLYTSVGLSQPADVSSVRGEPWCPMALA; this is translated from the exons ATGGACCTGGGCGAAAACAGCTGGTCCATGGTCAAGCGAGAAGTATCCAGCAGCCCAGGGTCACCGGCTGAGCAGACCTACCTGCCCGGTGACAGCAGGAGGGACGGTCCCACCTCGGATGAGCTGAGGACTCCTCCGAGCGACCTTGACGCACTGGGGCACCGCCGCTCGGACGGCAGATCACTACACTCCTACGTCCACTTCGGACACCATAACAACACCCTGACCACAGCCGAGGACATCCCGCTGTTTACGGACTTAGACCAGGGCAGCAAACTCGTCCTCTCCAGCGGAGCGCACAAGGCGAGCTTGCTGGTAGACCCGGCCGACATGTACCAAACACTGGCCATCGCCGCCGCCCAGAGCCAGACTGGATATGATTCCTCCTCTGGTGGTTATATGCACTCCAACCCCAACTCCCCCGTGTATGTCCCCAGCTCCCGGGTTGGCCCCATGATACCCAGCCTCTCGTATCTTCAGGCCAGCGGCTCTGCGCAGCCCAGCCACGCCGTCTCCAGCCACTCTGTCTGGTCGCAGTCCACGCCGGAGAGCCCGTCATACAGCACCGGGAGCCCGCACACCTCCAGTCGGTTCCACTACCCACCAAGCCCGCCCATGAATAACGGGACGCCCAGGGACGCCGGCTACAGTAACACGCTGAATGTGAGCAGCAGAGACCAGTACGGCCTCTCTCGGCCCCTCAGTGGGACCTATGCGAGTCCATACTCTCCTTATGTTGCACCACAGCTGTCCCAGCTGCCCTCGCCTTGGACCGGGGGACCTTTTGATAACACGATGCTGCACACCTTGCAGAGCAGAGGCGCGCCCTTGATTCGAGGACCAAATggag TTTCAGATATTCTGGACGACAtgggggagagcagagagtgcGTCAACTGCGGCTCCATCTCCACGCCGCTCTGGAGGCGCGACGGCACGGGCCACTTTCTCTGCAACGCCTGCGGCCTTTACAGCAAAATGAATGGGCTCAGCCGGCCATTAATTAAACCACAGAAACGGACG TCAACGTCCAGAAGAATCGGCCTGTCCTGCGCGAACTGTCAAACCAGCACGACCACTTTGTGGCGCAGAAACGCGGAGGGAGAGCCGGTGTGTAACGCGTGTGGGCTCTACACAAAATTACACGGG GTACCTCGGCCACTCGCCATGAAGAAAGAGGGAATCcagacaaggaaaagaaaaccgAAAACCTTGAATAAAACGAAGGGATCGTCTG GAAATAACAACTCTGTCTCTATGACTCCCACATCCACATCTTCTTCTAATTCTGAAGACTGCTCGAAAACCAGCTCTCCCTCCGGACAGGTGTCAGGG gtCAGCTCGTCTGTGCTGTCCAGCTCCGGGGAGGGAACAGGCTCCGGCTCAGCAGTGAAGTACCCGGGACAGGACGGCCTGTACACCAGCGTGGGTCTGTCCCAGCCAGCGGATGTGTCTTCAGTGAGGGGTGAACCCTGGTGCCCCATGGCCTTAGCTTGA